A region from the Citrobacter koseri ATCC BAA-895 genome encodes:
- the aaeA gene encoding p-hydroxybenzoic acid efflux pump subunit AaeA: MKTLTRKLSRTAITLVLVILAFIAIFRAWVYYTESPWTRDARFSADVVAIAPDVAGLITNVSVHDNQLVKKDQILFTIDQPRYKKALEEAEADVAYYQVLAQEKRQEAGRRNRLGVQAMSREEIDQANNVLQTVLHQLAKAQATRDLAKLDLERTVIRAPADGWVTNLNVYTGEFITRGSTAVALVKQHSFYVLAYMEETKLEGVRPGYRAEITPLGSNKVLKGTVDSVAAGVTNASSTRDAKGMATIDSNLEWVRLAQRVPVRIRLDDQQDNLWPAGTTATVVITGKQDRDETQDSFFRKMAHRLREFG, encoded by the coding sequence GTGAAAACACTAACAAGAAAACTCTCTCGTACGGCCATCACGCTCGTACTGGTCATTCTGGCCTTCATCGCAATTTTCCGTGCCTGGGTCTATTACACCGAGTCGCCGTGGACGCGTGACGCGCGCTTCAGCGCCGACGTGGTTGCCATTGCGCCAGACGTCGCGGGCCTTATCACCAACGTGAGTGTGCATGATAACCAGCTGGTGAAGAAAGACCAGATACTGTTCACCATCGATCAGCCGCGCTATAAAAAAGCCCTCGAAGAAGCGGAAGCTGATGTTGCCTACTACCAGGTGCTGGCACAGGAAAAACGCCAGGAGGCTGGCCGCCGTAACCGCCTTGGCGTCCAGGCGATGTCGCGTGAAGAGATCGATCAGGCCAATAACGTTCTGCAAACCGTATTACATCAGCTTGCCAAAGCGCAGGCGACGCGCGATCTGGCAAAATTAGACCTCGAACGTACCGTGATTCGCGCCCCTGCTGACGGTTGGGTCACCAACCTGAATGTCTACACCGGCGAGTTTATTACCCGTGGCTCAACGGCGGTTGCGTTGGTGAAACAGCACTCTTTCTACGTGCTGGCCTATATGGAAGAGACCAAACTGGAAGGCGTCCGTCCAGGCTATCGCGCAGAGATAACGCCGCTTGGCAGTAACAAAGTGTTGAAAGGCACCGTTGACAGCGTGGCGGCCGGGGTCACTAACGCCAGCAGCACGCGTGACGCCAAAGGGATGGCGACCATCGACTCCAATCTGGAGTGGGTACGTCTGGCGCAGCGTGTTCCGGTACGTATCCGTCTGGACGATCAGCAGGACAACCTGTGGCCTGCCGGGACAACCGCAACCGTTGTGATTACCGGCAAGCAGGATCGTGATGAAACGCAGGACTCCTTCTTCCGTAAAATGGCGCACCGTCTGCGCGAGTTTGGTTAA
- the aaeX gene encoding p-hydroxybenzoic acid efflux pump operon protein AaeX produces MSLFPVIVVFGLSFPPIFFELLLSLAIFWLVRRMLVPTGIYDFVWHPALFNTALYCCLFYLISRLFV; encoded by the coding sequence ATGAGTCTGTTTCCCGTTATCGTGGTGTTTGGTCTCTCCTTCCCACCGATATTTTTCGAATTGCTTTTGTCACTGGCGATTTTCTGGCTGGTGCGCCGGATGCTGGTTCCAACCGGCATTTATGACTTCGTCTGGCATCCGGCTCTGTTTAATACCGCGCTGTATTGCTGCCTGTTCTATTTAATATCGCGCTTGTTCGTTTGA
- the aaeR gene encoding HTH-type transcriptional activator AaeR, which translates to MERLKRMSVFAKVVEFGSFTAAARQLQMSVSSISQTVAKLEDELQVKLLNRSTRSIGLTEAGKIYYQGCRRMLHEVQDVHEQLYAFNNTPIGTLRIGCSSTMAQNVLAGLTAKMLKEYPGLTVNLVTGIPAPDLIADGLDVVIRVGALQDSSLFSRRLGAMPMVVCAAKSYLAQFGVPEKPADLSNHSWLEYSVRPDNEFELIAPEGISTRLIPQGRFVTNDPMTLSRWLTAGAGIAYVPLMWVINEINSGDLEILLPRYQSDPRPVYALYTEKDKLPLKVQVVINYLTDYFVDVAKLFQGMYGRGKEK; encoded by the coding sequence ATGGAAAGATTAAAACGCATGTCGGTGTTCGCCAAAGTCGTTGAATTTGGCTCCTTTACCGCCGCTGCCAGACAGCTACAAATGAGCGTTTCCTCTATCAGCCAGACCGTGGCAAAACTGGAAGATGAGCTACAGGTTAAGCTGCTAAACCGCAGTACGCGCAGCATTGGGCTGACCGAGGCCGGTAAAATTTATTATCAGGGTTGCCGTCGGATGCTGCACGAAGTGCAGGATGTCCATGAGCAGCTTTATGCCTTCAACAACACGCCTATCGGCACCCTGCGAATTGGTTGTTCTTCAACCATGGCACAAAATGTCCTCGCCGGGTTAACGGCCAAAATGCTGAAAGAGTACCCTGGCCTGACGGTTAACCTGGTGACCGGCATCCCGGCGCCGGATCTGATCGCTGATGGTCTGGACGTGGTGATCCGCGTCGGTGCGTTGCAGGACTCCAGCCTGTTTTCACGCCGTCTGGGGGCAATGCCGATGGTGGTGTGCGCCGCCAAAAGTTATCTCGCGCAATTTGGCGTGCCGGAAAAACCCGCCGACCTCAGCAATCACTCATGGCTGGAATACAGCGTGCGCCCGGATAACGAGTTTGAGTTGATTGCGCCGGAAGGGATCTCCACCCGGCTGATCCCACAAGGACGCTTCGTCACCAACGATCCGATGACGCTCAGCCGCTGGCTGACCGCAGGCGCCGGGATCGCCTACGTTCCGTTGATGTGGGTGATCAATGAGATCAACAGCGGAGATCTGGAGATCCTGCTGCCTCGCTACCAGTCCGATCCACGCCCGGTTTACGCGCTGTATACCGAAAAAGATAAGTTGCCGCTGAAGGTGCAGGTGGTGATTAACTATCTGACAGACTATTTTGTCGATGTCGCGAAGCTATTTCAGGGAATGTACGGTCGGGGAAAAGAGAAGTGA